The following nucleotide sequence is from Campylobacter coli 76339.
ATTTGAGGCGCCCTTAAGCTTATAGTATGAATACTCATCATGTAAACGAACTATACTTTCTATGGCTGTTCCTGTTCCAACTTGTACTCCCCCTGTTGTAACAAAGCCATTTGTAGTTTGCACTACTCTTTGACGAGTATAAAAGGTTGCATTTGCATTGGAGATATTATTACTTGTGGTTGCAATTTGCATCTCGCTTGCCTTTAAACCAGTAACTCCTGTATATAAAGTTCCAAAAATACCCATCTTTAATCCTTAAACATTGATCTTAAAAATTGACTCTGGAGTAGTCTTTTTATCTCCATAAGCATTATTTGTTCCATCATTCATATCAAACATTTTATTGACTAAGCCATCAAGAAAATCTTTGACAATAAGAACAAATTTTGCATATTCTTTGTTTGTGGTATGAAGGGTTTGTAAATTTTTTTTAAGTAGATCTAGTTTTTGCTTATCTTCTTCATCAAGCAATTCACTCAGTCCTTTTGTAGAGCTATTGTTAAGCTCAACTAAGGCAGAATCAAGTCGTTTTTTAGCAGCGCTAAATTCAGCAATGAGTTTATTTTTTTCTTCAACGCTTGAAGCAACTGTTTCATGTTTTGCGATTTTTATATTTTCTATATCTTCTTGTGTTAATTCTATGAGTTTTGTTAAGATTGCATTGACTTCATCTAGTCTTTGTTTAAGCATTTCATTCTCCTTTTTTTAAACTCAAAAAAGGAGAATAAGGATTAAATTAAAGAATCTGCTATTGCTTGAGCTGTAGCTTTTGTGTCTATTTTATAGCTACCATTTTTGATTTGCTCTGCAATTCTTGCAGCTTTATCATTCTCTGTTTTTTGAGTATCGTTTGTTTTAGTTTCTCTATCTGTTTTTGTTGTATTTAAGGCGGTGTTTGCCACATAACTTTGTTGTATAGGATTGATCATTTCTGCCTCCTTTGATCTTGTAAGAAATCCTCTACAAACTATATCGACTAAAAATTAAAAAACTTAACCCCTTTCTTTTAAAAAATCGTATAATAATTTTGAAAATCCCATACCACCACTTAGGGCTTTACTCATGGTATCGTTATACATAGACGAATAAATTTCATCACTTGCATCTTTTCCAAAAAGTGAATTTTGAGTTTTTAAAGATACATCTAAAACTTGTTTCAGAAAAAAAGCTTCAAAAGCATCGGTTTGCTCTTTTAAAGCTTCATCTTCTTTGGTTTTTGTTATGATCTCATTGTCATTGACTTTAAAATCAGATTCTAAATTTCTTGCCTTAGTTGCGCGTTCAAGCAAGACATTGTTCATACTATAAGTACTTAAAAAATTATCTACTTTCATTAGATGATCTCCAAATCTGCATTGATAGCACCCGCTCTTTTTAAATTCTCCATAATAGCGATGATATCATTTGGTGTTGCACCAAGTTTGTTTAGCATTCTAGCAATGTTTGCAACTGTACTTTTGGCATTGTTGATTCTTAGGGTATTTGAATTAGGATCTACAAAGCCACCATCTTTCATATCGATTTCATTTTGAGCTGCCACTGCATTATTGTTTGGATCAATTTTTATAGTAATGTCTTTGTGAGTGATTAAAACAGGTTCAACTTCAATATCTACTCCTGCGATCACCGTTCCTGTTCTTTCATCGATGATTACTTTGCTTTGTGGGGTGTAAGCAATGTCTTGCTCTAAAACTCTTGCCATAAAATCAACATTAGAAAGATCTTCAGGTTTTTTAAGTTTTACCGTGCGAGAATCAACAGCTCTAGCTACATCTTCGCCAAACATAGTATTTAAAATTCTTTCTATGTCGCTTGCTGTTTTAAAATCCGCCACTTTTAAGCTTAGGGTTAAATCATTTTCTTGGCTAAAATTTTGCGGAATTTCTCTTTCTACATTAGCCCCACCCATTACAGTAGCGGCGGTAGAATGAGAGCCTGCTCCTCCTGGCCTAGCGGTTAATCCTCCTGTTGAGATAGAGCCTTGAGCGATAGCATAAATTTCCCCATCGATTCCACGAAGTGCAGTAAGTAAGAGTGTTCCACCCTGTAAAGACTTTGCATCACCCATAGATGAAACTGTGATATCGAGCTTATCTCCACTTTTTGCAAAGGCTGGAAGTTTAGCTGTTACCATAACTGCTGCTGTATTTTTTGATTTGATATCGTTAGGATCTACTTTGATATTCATACCCTGTAAAAGGTTGGATATGGATTGTAGTGTAAATTTTGAGCTTGTCCCATCTCCGCTACCGTTTAGTCCTACAACAAGACCATAGCCTATGAGTTGGTTATCCCTTACACCTACGGTATTGGCTATATCTTTTATTTGTGTTGCAAAAACACTTGTCATCAAAAGTAAAAAAAATGTTAAAACCCTCATCGATTCTTCCTTTAATCTGATAGTTAGAATAAAAGAAGCAATAAGTGTTCCAAGATTAAGATTTATTCTTCTAGAGTATTTTTTTGATAAAAACTAAGACTGGTTGATCCGAATTTTTTTTCTTTTGTTTTAGTAAAATTTGCTATATTATCAGGAGTTTTTATTTTGGAATTATGCTCTAAAACGATACAAAATAAAGCATCTAATTTTAATTTTTCTAAGAAATTATAAATTTTTTCATAAATTCCATTAAAACCTTCTCTTATATCAAAAGGTGGATCAAGATATAAAATAATATCTTCTTTAGAATCTTCTATAAGCTTAGGCAGCATTTCAAAAGTATTAGCATGAATTACTTTTAAATTCATATCTATGTTTTTGGCATTTTCTAAAGCGATTTTATAAGCGTTTGAATCAAGCTCTATAGCATAAGCCTTGAGAGCGTAATTACTCAAAGCTTCAGCAGCCATTAAAGCGCTTCCTCCAAAAGCTTCGATAAAAATTTTATTTCTTAAATCCGATCTTAAGACATTAAAAACACATTTTTTTACGATACTTTTAGTGCTTCTTGTGGTTTGAAGACTAGGTAAAAGCAGTTTTTTGCCTTTATGTATACCACTTTCTATGCTTGTATATAGTTTAGGCAAAGTTTTTTTGGTTTTTTCTTTTTTATTGGGCTGAGTAGAGTCGTTAAAGCGGATATTTTTCTTGCCCTGTAAAAAATCCTTAACACTTATAAATTCATTATTCATACATCAAAGCTTTAACTAATTTATCTTTAAGCTCGCTAATGGCAAGATCTATCTTGCTTTGATAGTCTCTTTTAAATTCGTTTGCGATTTCATCTATCCTTGCTTCTAACACCCTTCTTCTTTCATCGGCAAGCTTTTGAGCTGTTGTTTTTAGGGCACTATCAAATTCATTTAAGGAATTCATGAGTGCTTCTTTACTAAAAGGCACACTTAAAAAGGGTGAATTTTTGGCGATGATAAATAAAGGCTTTTGGGTGGAGATTTTTTCATCGCTTATGATAAAATCACAATCTTTTTTCA
It contains:
- a CDS encoding Flagellar P-ring protein FlgI, with the protein product MRVLTFFLLLMTSVFATQIKDIANTVGVRDNQLIGYGLVVGLNGSGDGTSSKFTLQSISNLLQGMNIKVDPNDIKSKNTAAVMVTAKLPAFAKSGDKLDITVSSMGDAKSLQGGTLLLTALRGIDGEIYAIAQGSISTGGLTARPGGAGSHSTAATVMGGANVEREIPQNFSQENDLTLSLKVADFKTASDIERILNTMFGEDVARAVDSRTVKLKKPEDLSNVDFMARVLEQDIAYTPQSKVIIDERTGTVIAGVDIEVEPVLITHKDITIKIDPNNNAVAAQNEIDMKDGGFVDPNSNTLRINNAKSTVANIARMLNKLGATPNDIIAIMENLKRAGAINADLEII
- a CDS encoding 16S rRNA (guanine(966)-N(2))-methyltransferase ## SSU rRNA m(2)G966, giving the protein MNNEFISVKDFLQGKKNIRFNDSTQPNKKEKTKKTLPKLYTSIESGIHKGKKLLLPSLQTTRSTKSIVKKCVFNVLRSDLRNKIFIEAFGGSALMAAEALSNYALKAYAIELDSNAYKIALENAKNIDMNLKVIHANTFEMLPKLIEDSKEDIILYLDPPFDIREGFNGIYEKIYNFLEKLKLDALFCIVLEHNSKIKTPDNIANFTKTKEKKFGSTSLSFYQKNTLEE
- a CDS encoding JHP0747 family — protein: MKISLECKDLIIEKALELFLKEHLVMKKDCDFIISDEKISTQKPLFIIAKNSPFLSVPFSKEALMNSLNEFDSALKTTAQKLADERRRVLEARIDEIANEFKRDYQSKIDLAISELKDKLVKALMYE